A DNA window from Callospermophilus lateralis isolate mCalLat2 chromosome X, mCalLat2.hap1, whole genome shotgun sequence contains the following coding sequences:
- the LOC143639363 gene encoding melanoma-associated antigen B16-like — translation MPGHQKSQEGTHGEDLQIRSEIQGPEVAQVSGAVGAPSTSSSQPLMPGNLSEAPGALTPSTPSTPEDLQNSCSSPVAVMAPSLIQSSEGSGSKAEESVPNTSAMAADPEHVPKSALDEKVAFLVNFLLLKYQMKEPARKADMLKFIMEDDDARFCEILLRASERLEMVFGLDVKEMDPINQCYGLSIKLGLTYDGMLNDEENIPKTGLLILMLGVIFMKGNRATEEEIWDVLKMTGIHRDQKHFIFGDARQLIVHEFVNEKYLEYHQVANSDPVQYEFQWGPRAHAETSKMKVLQFLAKVQGTDPRDFSAQYEEALLEEEERALAGISIQSASSSLATASSSATGGSSSSI, via the coding sequence ATGCCTGGGCATCAGAAGAGTCAAGAAGGCACCCATGGTGAAGACCTTCAGATCCGCAGTGAGATCCAGGGCCCAGAGGTTGCACAGGTGTCAGGGGCTGTGGGGGCgccctctacctcctcctcccagCCTCTGATGCCTGGCAACCTGAGTGAGGCTCCTGGTGCTCTAACACCCAGCACACCCAGCACTCCTGAGGATCTTCAGAATTCCTGCTCCTCTCCTGTTGCCGTTATGGCCCCCTCTTTGATCCAGTCCAGTGAAGGCTCTGGTAGCAAAGCAGAGGAGAGTGTTCCAAACACCTCAGCGATGGCGGCAGACCCCGAGCATGTGCCCAAAAGTGCTCTGGATGAGAAAGTGGCTTTCTTGGTGAATTTCCTGTTGCTCAAGTATCAAATGAAAGAGCCAGCCCGAAAGGCAGATATGTTGAAGTTCATCATGGAAGATGATGACGCCCGCTTCTGTGAGATCCTCCTGCGGGCCTCTGAGCGCCTGGAGATGGTCTTTGGCCTTGATGTGAAGGAAATGGATCCCATCAACCAGTGCTATGGCCTCTCCATCAAGCTGGGCCTCACCTACGATGGGATGCTGAATGATGAAGAGAATATACCCAAGACCGGGCTCCTGATACTCATGCTGGGTGTGATCTTCATGAAGGGTAACCGTGCCACTGAAGAGGAGATCTGGGATGTGCTGAAAATGACGGGGATCCATCGTGATCAGAAGCACTTCATCTTCGGGGATGCCAGGCAGCTCATCGTCCATGAGTTTGTGAATGAAAAGTACCTGGAGTACCACCAGGTGGCCAACAGTGATCCAGTGCAGTATGAGTTCCAGTGGGGCCCAAGAGCCCATGCCGAAACCAGCAAGATGAAAGTCCTCCAGTTTTTGGCCAAGGTTCAAGGAACTGACCCACGTGACTTCTCAGCTCAGTATGAGGAAGCTCTGCTAGAAGAAGAGGAGAGAGCACTGGCCGGAATTTCAATTCAGTCTGCCTCCAGTTCCTTGGCCACTGCCAGTTCCAGTGCCACAGGTGGCAGCTCCTCCAGCATCTAA